The Brachyhypopomus gauderio isolate BG-103 chromosome 12, BGAUD_0.2, whole genome shotgun sequence genome window below encodes:
- the tbl1xr1a gene encoding F-box-like/WD repeat-containing protein TBL1XR1a has protein sequence MSISSDEVNFLVYRYLQESGFSHSAFTFGIESHISQSNINGALVPPAALISIIQKGLQYVEAEVSINEDGTLFDGRPIESLSLIDAVMPDVVQTRQQAYRDKMALQAAAAAPPATSTNLQGGTKNGENTANGEENGAHALPNNHADMMEVDVDVEIPQSKAMVLRGHESEVFICAWNPVSDLLASGSGDSTARIWNLSENSTSGSTQLVLRHCIREGGQDVPSNKDVTSLDWNSEGTLLATGSYDGFARIWTKDGNLASTLGQHKGPIFALKWNKKGNFILSAGVDKTTIIWDAHTGEAKQQFPFHSAPALDVDWQSNNTFASCSTDMCIHVCKLSQDRPIKTFQGHTNEVNAIKWDPTGNLLASCSDDMTLKIWSMKQDTCVHDLQAHSKEIYTIKWSPTGPGTNNPNANLMLASASFDSTVRLWDVDRGICIHTLTKHQEPVYSVAFSPDGRHLASGSFDKCVHIWNTQTGALVHSYRGTGGIFEVCWNAGGDKVGASASDGSVCVLDLRK, from the exons ATGAGCATAAGCAGTGATGAGGTCAACTTCCTGGTGTACAGATACCTACAGGAGTCAg GGTTCTCCCACTCAGCCTTCACGTTCGGCATAGAGAGCCACATCAGCCAGTCCAACATCAACGGCGCCCTGGTGCCCCCTGCCGCCCTCATCTCCATCATCCAGAAGGGCCTGCAGTATGTGGAGGCTGAGGTCAGCATCAACGAG GACGGCACGCTGTTCGATGGCCGGCCGATCGAGTCGCTGTCGCTGATCGACGCGGTGATGCCGGACGTGGTGCAGACGAGGCAGCAGGCGTACCGGGACAAGATGGCACTGCAGGCGGCCGCGGCCGCGCCCCCCGCCACCAGCACCAACCTGCAGGGCGGCACCAAAAACGGAGAGAACACGGCCAACGGAGAGGAGAACGGCGCCCACGCCTTACCGA ATAACCACGcagacatgatggaggtggacgTGGACGTGGAGATCCCTCAAAGCAAAGCCATGGTGCTCAGAGGTCACGAATCCGAGGTGTTCATCTGTGCGTGGAACCCTGTCAGTGACCTGCTTGCTTCAGG GTCAGGGGACTCTACTGCCCGCATATGGAACCTGAGTGAGAACAGCACCAGTGGTTCCACGCAGCTGGTGCTCAGGCACTGCATACGAGAGGGCGGCCAGGACGTTCCCAGCAACAAAGACGTGACATCACTAGACTGGAAT AGCGAGGGCACATTATTAGCCACAGGATCCTATGATGGGTTTGCCAGAATATGGACTAAAGATG GTAATCTCGCCAGCACCCTGGGCCAACACAAGGGCCCTATATTTGCGTTGAAATGGAACAAAAAAGGCAACTTCATCCTTAGCGCCGGCGTAGACAAG ACAACGATTATCTGGGACGCTCACACGGGAGAGGCCAAGCAGCAGTTCCCCTTCCACTCAG CTCCAGCCCTGGACGTGGACTGGCAGAGCAATAACACCTTCGCCTCCTGCAGCACCGACATGTGCATCCACGTGTGCAAGCTCAGCCAGGACCGACCCATCAAAACATTCCAAGGACACACA AACGAGGTGAACGCAATCAAATGGGATCCGACCGGTAACCTGCTGGCCTCCTGTTCTGATGACATGACGCTCAAG aTCTGGAGTATGAAGCAGGATACATGTGTTCATGACTTACAAGCTCACAGCAAAGAAATTTACACTATCAAATGGAGCCCGACTGGCCCAGGGACCAACAATCCCAACGCCAACCTCATGCTCGCCAG cgcaTCCTTCGACTCCACCGTTCGGCTATGGGACGTGGACAGAGGCATTTGCATCCACACGTTAACCAAACACCAGGAGCCAGTGTACAGCGTGGCCTTCAGTCCCGACGGCCGTCACCTGGCCAGTGGATCCTTCGACAAGTGTGTCCACATCTGGAACACACAG ACGGGCGCGTTGGTTCACAGCTACAGGGGCACAGGGGGCATTTTCGAGGTCTGCTGGAATGCAGGCGGTGACAAAGTGGGGGCAAGTGCATCGGACGGCTCT gtTTGTGTATTAGATCTGAGGAAATAA